From Qipengyuania soli:
CACATCGGCGAGCGGGTCACCGGCAACGGCGATCATGTCCGCGAACTTGCCGGCAGCAATTGAGCCGAGTTCGTCCTGCTTCCCGACCACTGTCGCCGCGCTCAGCGTGGCAGCGCGGATGGCCTGCGCGGGCGTCATCCCGTTGGCGACCATGTAAGCGAACTGGCGCGCGTTGATGCCGTGCGGATAGACCCCGCTATCGCTGCCGAAGGCGAGCAGTACGCCCATGGCCACGGCGCGGCGGAAATTGTCGCGCTGGATCTGCGTCGTCTCGCGGTTCTTGCGCAGATATTCTTCGGGCCAGCCCTCCTTGGTGCCGATGTCGTCGATGTAGTCGCCGTTAAAGACGTCCATGACCAGCCAGACACCTTGCGCCTTCGCCGTCCGGAGCCCTTCCTCGTCGATGAGACTGGCGTGTTCGATACTGCGGACCCCGGCACGGATGGCGTTCTTGATGCCCTCGGCGCCATGGGCATGCGCGGTGGCATAGGTCCCGTGCGCCTTGGCGACAGCGATCGCGGCGCGCATTTCGTCCTCGGTCACTTCCGGCTCGCCCGGCTCGGTGCCGATCGCCAGCACCGCGCCGGTGGCGATTATCTTGAGGAAGTCGGCTCCGTGGCCGAGCAGGTATTCGGCCTTCTGGGCGGCTTCCTCGGGACTGGTGAGCACGCCAAGGCGCATATCCGCAGGCAGTTGGTCGTTGGGCACAACGCCGTTGAGCTCGCCCCCGCCGCCCGGATGGGTCAGATAGGCCCCCGCAACGAACATGCGCGGCCCGGGGACGAGACCGCGATTGATCGCATCGCGCAATGCCACGTCGGTCAGCCCGCGATAGGTTCCGACATCGCGAACGGTGGTGAAGCCGGCCTCGAGCGTCACCTTGGCATTGTGCGCTCCGATCAGCGCGGTCAGCTGCGGCGAGGTCCTGAGCGGCAATGCGACGTCCGCATCCTGCCCCGCATCGGCGAGATGGGTGTGGAGGTCGATCAGGCCCGGCAGGACGGTATAGCCCGACCAGTCGACGCGCTCGGCACCTTCGGGCGTAGCTGCGCAGGGTTCGACCCGCGCTATCCGCTCGCCCTCGACCAGAATGCACTGGCCGCTCGCCTCGGTCCCGGTTCCGACGTCGAGGAGCTTGCCTGCCTCGACATAGAGGCTGCCCGCCGAAGCGGGCGTCGCAATCAGCGCTGCAGCGAGTGCGAGTGCCTTCACTTGCTCGCCAGCTCGGTCAGCAGCACGTGGTAATAGTCGATGCTCTTGCCGATATTGCCGATCGGCGTGCGCTCGTTGAGGCCGTGCGAGTAGTCATCGCTGTCCTTGGTGAAGGTGCCGCTGGCGCCGTAGCTCGGCACGCCAAGGGCGCGGTACCACATCGAATCCGATGCGCCCGATGCCTGCGAAGCGATAATCGGGACATTGCCGAAGGCCGAATGGACCGCCTTGGTCGCAGCATCGACAAATGCCTTGTCGTAGGGCGAGGCGTCGGCCTCGACGACATATTCGGGATTGATTTCCTCGATCGTCATCGCCGGCTCGCCGGCCACCTTCTTCAGCTCCTCGATGATCGAGGCCTTGGAATGGCCGGGAAAAATGCGGCAGTTGACGTATCCGGTGGCGCGCTGCGGCAGGGCATTGAGTGCATGTCCGCCCTCCACCATCGTCGGCACGCAGGTGGTGCCAATCTTGCCGATGTAGGAAGGATTGCCGCGCAGTACCGCCACCGCCCCCTTGTCGTTCGGGTCCTTGGCGAAGGCACGCATCGCGGCGGCGAGCAGCGGATCGCCTTCGAACTGCGCGGCCTTGGTGAAGTAGTCGCGGGTGATGTCGTTCACTTCCGGCGTGAAGCGATAGGCCCCGATCTTCGCAAGCGCCGCACCCAGTTGCGCGATGGCGTTCTCGTCACGCGGGGTCGAGCTATGACCGCCGGGATTGGTGATCTCGAGCTTGAAGTCGCCATAGGTCTTTTCCGCCCCCTGCCAACTCCAGTAAGCGGGTTTGCCGGTCGCCTCGTCGAGCGAGCCCGAAGCGCCGTCGACATTGAGCACCAGCTTGGCGTTCCTGAGCTTCTCGGCGATCATCTTGGAGGTGATCATCGTGGTTTCTTCATCGCCCGAATAGGCGATGACGATGCTGCGCTTCGGCTTGAAACCCTGCTGGCGCAGCGTGATCGCCGCGACCATCGCCTGCACCGCATCGAACTTGGTGTCGCTCGCCCCGCGGCCATAGAGCATCCCGTTCTCGACCACCGCGGTGAAGGGATCGCGCTCCCAGTCCTCGGGCTTGGCCTCGACCACGTCCATGTGCGCCGAGAGCACGATCGGGCCGAGCGTCGGATCGCTGCCGGGCCAGGTGGCGATCAGGTAGGCGGTGTCGTCGACCGGCACGATCTCGATGTCGTTCGCGGCCCAGCCAGCCTTGAGCAGAGTGTCGCGGAACAGTTCGGCGACCTTGCCGGTCTGGTTGCCCTCTCCGCGCACCGAGCGCATCCCGATTGCCTGCTTCGACAGGTCGATGACCTGCTGGACTGCTGCCGGGGTGCTCTTGGCAGAAGCGGGGGTGGTGGCGGCAAGCGCGAGCAGGCTCGCGGCGATCAGACTGGCACGCATTTCAAGTGATTCCTCTCGTATTTCGGGACAGGCCTAGCACCGCCGCCGGACGCGTCAAACCGCGGAGAAGCGCCGCCAGTTGCCGCGATCGAAGATGACCTCGCGCGCGCAATTGTGGCCTGGCGCACCGGTGACGCCGCCGCCCGGATGGGTCCCCGCGCCGCACATGTAGAGGCCCTTTACCGGTCCGCGATAGGCGCCGTTGCCGAGCACCGGACGCGCCGACCACAGCTGGTCGAGGCTCATGTGTCCGTGCATGATATCGCCGCCGACGAGGCCGAACTTCTTGTAGAGCCCTTTGGGGCTGAGCACCTGCCGACCGAGAATCGAGGCGCGGAAGCCGGGCGCCTGCGCCTCCACCGTGTCGATGATAGTGTCGGCCGCTGCGTCTTCCTCGTCGTCCCAGTCGCGACCGTCTGGAAGCTCGGGAGCGAACTGCTGGCAGAACAGGCTGGCGACGTGCTGGCCGGGAGGGGCGAGGCTGTCGTCCACCGTGCTCGGGATCAGCATCTCGACGATCGGCTTTTTCGACCAGCCATGCGCTTTCGCATCGAGGAAGGCCTTGTCCATGTAGTCTAGCGTCGGGGCGAGGATGATGCCCGACTGGTGATGTTCGCCCGGCTCGGGGAGACAGGTGAACTTCGGCAGTTCGGTCAGGGCGACGTTCATGCGGAAGGTGCCGCCGCCAGCCTTGAAGCCCTTCATCCGACGACGGAAATCCTCGGGCTGGTGGCTCGCATCGAGCATCTTTCCGTAGAGCAGCTTCGGCCCGACATTGGCAATAACGCGCTTCGCCGCGATCTCCTCACCGCTTTCGAGGCGGACGCCGGCAACCGCATCGCCATCGACCAGCACCTGGTCAACCGGCGCTTCGAGGCTGATCTCCACCCCGCACTGGCGGCAGACATCGGCCATGATCTGCGTGATCGTGCCCATGCCACCGACCGAGTGGCCCCAGGCGCCCTTCTTGCCGTTCACCTCGCCAAAGACGTGGTGCAGAAGGACGTATGCGCTGCCCGGGGTGTCGGGACTGGCGTAATTGCCGACCACGGCGTCAAATCCGAAAGCGGCCTTGACCGCCTCGCTCTCGAACCACTGGCCCAGGAAGCTGGTCGCCGACTTGGTGAAGAGGTCGAGAATGTCGCGCTTGGCCGCAAGGTCGAGACGTGACATTCCCCAGCCCTGCGTCGCACCCGCGATGAGCGTGCGCAGCCCTTCGCCGACATTGGGCGGGCTCTTGAGCGCGAGGTCGCGCAGCACTTCGGCGACGCCTTCGAGTGCATCGTAATAGGCGGGCAGCGCCTCGGCGTCGGCATTCGAGAACTTGCGAAACTCGGCCTGCGTCCGCTCAAGCCCGCCGCCGAGCTTGAGGTAGCCGCCGTCTACCTGCGGCAGGAAGTTGGAGATCGGGCGTTCGATCACGCGAT
This genomic window contains:
- a CDS encoding phytoene desaturase family protein, which produces MTKQYDAVIIGAGHNGLVCAFYLAQAGLKVRIVERRDVVGGAAVTEEFHPGFRNSVASYTVSLLQPKVIRDMRLHDHGYRVIERPISNFLPQVDGGYLKLGGGLERTQAEFRKFSNADAEALPAYYDALEGVAEVLRDLALKSPPNVGEGLRTLIAGATQGWGMSRLDLAAKRDILDLFTKSATSFLGQWFESEAVKAAFGFDAVVGNYASPDTPGSAYVLLHHVFGEVNGKKGAWGHSVGGMGTITQIMADVCRQCGVEISLEAPVDQVLVDGDAVAGVRLESGEEIAAKRVIANVGPKLLYGKMLDASHQPEDFRRRMKGFKAGGGTFRMNVALTELPKFTCLPEPGEHHQSGIILAPTLDYMDKAFLDAKAHGWSKKPIVEMLIPSTVDDSLAPPGQHVASLFCQQFAPELPDGRDWDDEEDAAADTIIDTVEAQAPGFRASILGRQVLSPKGLYKKFGLVGGDIMHGHMSLDQLWSARPVLGNGAYRGPVKGLYMCGAGTHPGGGVTGAPGHNCAREVIFDRGNWRRFSAV
- a CDS encoding metal-dependent hydrolase family protein, with product MKALALAAALIATPASAGSLYVEAGKLLDVGTGTEASGQCILVEGERIARVEPCAATPEGAERVDWSGYTVLPGLIDLHTHLADAGQDADVALPLRTSPQLTALIGAHNAKVTLEAGFTTVRDVGTYRGLTDVALRDAINRGLVPGPRMFVAGAYLTHPGGGGELNGVVPNDQLPADMRLGVLTSPEEAAQKAEYLLGHGADFLKIIATGAVLAIGTEPGEPEVTEDEMRAAIAVAKAHGTYATAHAHGAEGIKNAIRAGVRSIEHASLIDEEGLRTAKAQGVWLVMDVFNGDYIDDIGTKEGWPEEYLRKNRETTQIQRDNFRRAVAMGVLLAFGSDSGVYPHGINARQFAYMVANGMTPAQAIRAATLSAATVVGKQDELGSIAAGKFADMIAVAGDPLADVRTLETVAHVMKGGALVK
- a CDS encoding M20/M25/M40 family metallo-hydrolase — its product is MRASLIAASLLALAATTPASAKSTPAAVQQVIDLSKQAIGMRSVRGEGNQTGKVAELFRDTLLKAGWAANDIEIVPVDDTAYLIATWPGSDPTLGPIVLSAHMDVVEAKPEDWERDPFTAVVENGMLYGRGASDTKFDAVQAMVAAITLRQQGFKPKRSIVIAYSGDEETTMITSKMIAEKLRNAKLVLNVDGASGSLDEATGKPAYWSWQGAEKTYGDFKLEITNPGGHSSTPRDENAIAQLGAALAKIGAYRFTPEVNDITRDYFTKAAQFEGDPLLAAAMRAFAKDPNDKGAVAVLRGNPSYIGKIGTTCVPTMVEGGHALNALPQRATGYVNCRIFPGHSKASIIEELKKVAGEPAMTIEEINPEYVVEADASPYDKAFVDAATKAVHSAFGNVPIIASQASGASDSMWYRALGVPSYGASGTFTKDSDDYSHGLNERTPIGNIGKSIDYYHVLLTELASK